From the Sphingomonas mesophila genome, one window contains:
- a CDS encoding class I SAM-dependent methyltransferase, whose product MSDHAYNEDFYTYIDAGSRRSARAVAALLLPEMRIESLLDVGAGHGAWAAEWLKAGVADVVAVDGDYVRADQLAVPAERFRAHDLTTALDLQRKFDLVQTLEVAEHLPAAKADLFVDNLVRHGDVILFSAAVPHQGGEHHVNEQPPEYWRAKLKARGYGVFDFVRPALAGRDEVMPWYRFNTFLYANSAGEKRLSQRILASRVADDRPLEIGGDLKWALRRAAVRLIPTALVKPIAMAKARLEAAARR is encoded by the coding sequence ATGAGCGACCACGCGTACAACGAGGACTTCTACACCTATATCGACGCCGGATCGCGGCGCTCAGCGCGGGCGGTAGCGGCGCTGCTTCTGCCCGAGATGCGGATTGAAAGCCTGCTCGATGTCGGTGCTGGTCACGGCGCGTGGGCGGCGGAATGGCTGAAGGCCGGTGTCGCCGACGTGGTCGCGGTCGACGGCGACTATGTCCGCGCCGACCAGCTCGCCGTTCCGGCGGAGCGCTTCCGGGCGCACGACCTCACCACCGCGCTCGACCTGCAGCGCAAGTTCGACCTGGTCCAGACGCTCGAGGTTGCCGAGCATTTGCCGGCGGCCAAGGCCGATCTATTCGTCGACAACCTAGTGCGCCACGGCGACGTGATCCTGTTCTCGGCCGCGGTCCCGCACCAGGGTGGAGAGCATCACGTCAACGAGCAGCCGCCGGAATATTGGCGGGCCAAGCTAAAGGCGCGCGGATATGGCGTGTTCGACTTCGTTCGACCAGCGCTGGCCGGCCGCGACGAGGTGATGCCGTGGTATAGGTTCAACACCTTCCTCTACGCCAATTCGGCAGGCGAAAAGCGGCTGTCACAGCGGATCCTGGCGAGCCGAGTTGCGGACGACCGGCCGCTTGAGATTGGCGGCGACCTCAAGTGGGCGCTTAGACGAGCCGCGGTGCGGTTGATCCCCACCGCCCTGGTCAAGCCGATCGCCATGGCCAAGGCCAGGCTGGAGGCGGCGGCCCGGCGGTGA
- a CDS encoding GtrA family protein, which translates to MVRKHIERISADPEARAALVQLARYGIVGVAITLLGQAIYFVLAETRTTTPLVAIAIAWVVGVTVGYFAHGWVSFAGHGARENHAAMSTRFIAVNLIGYALNSFWVWLLVEWLGGPNWWPIPPNVILTPLMTFWLHRHWTFR; encoded by the coding sequence GTGGTAAGAAAGCACATCGAGCGGATCTCCGCCGACCCGGAAGCGCGTGCGGCGCTGGTCCAGCTCGCCCGCTACGGGATCGTTGGAGTGGCGATCACCCTGCTCGGCCAGGCGATCTATTTCGTGCTTGCCGAGACGCGTACGACCACCCCGCTTGTCGCGATTGCCATCGCCTGGGTCGTCGGGGTGACGGTCGGCTATTTTGCGCACGGCTGGGTCAGCTTCGCCGGGCACGGAGCGCGCGAGAACCATGCCGCGATGTCGACCCGCTTCATCGCGGTCAATTTGATTGGTTATGCGCTCAACAGCTTCTGGGTGTGGCTACTCGTCGAGTGGCTCGGTGGGCCCAACTGGTGGCCGATCCCGCCCAACGTCATTCTGACTCCATTGATGACCTTCTGGCTTCACCGCCACTGGACCTTCCGCTGA
- a CDS encoding glycosyltransferase family 2 protein: MTALSIVVPCFNEQECLAVLHQRLSAAARSAAGEDYELVLVNDGSTDRSWPIMADLAAADPRLVAVDLSRNHGHQLALTAGLDLARGNRILIIDADLQDPPELLSDMLAAMDRDGADVIYGVRTARPGETRFKRATAAAFYRLLARATEVDIPVDAGDFRLMSRRALDALLAMPEQSRFIRGMVAWIGFKQVPFAYQRDERYAGVTKYPLRKMIRFALDALTGFSSAPLKLASHAGLWLALGSLVLIAYIGWSWATGETIQGWTSLMLVVVVLGAVQMFVLGLLGEYIGRLYSQAKQRPLYIVQDIVGRRVEGAAQRPPLGLIASAEGPVAVKPEGHQWSQNDVGRDRPPVGPTEPLDE; this comes from the coding sequence ATGACCGCGCTGTCGATCGTCGTCCCCTGCTTCAACGAGCAGGAATGCCTTGCCGTCCTCCACCAGCGCCTGTCCGCCGCCGCGCGTTCCGCCGCGGGCGAGGATTACGAACTAGTGCTGGTCAATGATGGCTCGACCGACCGCAGCTGGCCCATCATGGCCGATCTCGCCGCGGCCGACCCGCGCCTCGTCGCCGTCGATTTATCGCGCAATCACGGACATCAGTTGGCGCTGACCGCCGGGCTGGACCTTGCCCGCGGCAATCGCATCCTGATCATCGACGCCGACCTTCAGGATCCGCCCGAGCTGCTCTCCGACATGCTCGCAGCAATGGACCGCGATGGCGCGGACGTGATCTATGGCGTGCGCACCGCCCGGCCCGGCGAAACCCGCTTTAAGCGCGCCACCGCGGCCGCCTTCTACCGGCTGCTGGCGCGCGCGACCGAGGTCGACATTCCGGTCGACGCCGGCGATTTCCGGCTGATGAGCCGGCGCGCGCTCGATGCGCTGCTGGCGATGCCCGAACAATCGCGCTTCATCCGCGGCATGGTGGCGTGGATCGGCTTCAAGCAGGTGCCGTTCGCCTACCAGCGCGACGAACGTTACGCCGGCGTGACCAAATATCCGCTGCGGAAAATGATCCGCTTCGCGCTCGACGCGCTGACCGGCTTTTCGTCTGCGCCGCTCAAGCTTGCCAGCCATGCCGGCCTGTGGCTCGCGCTCGGCTCGCTGGTGCTGATCGCCTACATCGGTTGGTCGTGGGCGACGGGCGAGACGATCCAGGGCTGGACCTCGCTGATGCTGGTCGTGGTGGTTCTCGGCGCGGTGCAGATGTTCGTGCTCGGCCTGCTCGGCGAATATATCGGGCGGCTCTACAGCCAAGCCAAGCAGCGGCCGCTGTACATCGTCCAAGACATCGTCGGGCGGCGCGTCGAGGGCGCGGCACAGCGGCCGCCGCTCGGCCTTATCGCCTCAGCGGAAGGTCCAGTGGCGGTGAAGCCAGAAGGTCATCAATGGAGTCAGAATGACGTTGGGCGGGATCGGCCACCAGTTGGGCCCACCGAGCCACTCGACGAGTAG
- a CDS encoding glycosyltransferase, with the protein MGKVVTGGGGSGMPILLYGVLAFCTGIAMYLAGVLLVFPRYLLDLRAELDPVAEWLVWYSGVPIVAGIAMALTDLLIFHPRKKPDVPVRYTPVREARVTVALTAYNDEEAIGPAVRDFLAHPMVARVIVVSNNSSDATFARASAAGAITFNEMKPGYGRCVHRCLSEAARFTDTDFVVLSEGDCTFLAYDIEKLIAYAPHADIVNGTRIVEPLRQYQTQLSTFMYYGNLFVGKLLEFKHLGRGTITDVGTTYKLCRRDALLRLLPRLNPAVNLEFNAHLLDTALASDLVLLECPITFHPRVGVSKGGNINNWRGLTVGTRMIRGLVFGWQRQAAA; encoded by the coding sequence ATGGGTAAGGTTGTAACTGGCGGCGGCGGTTCGGGCATGCCGATCCTGCTTTATGGCGTGCTCGCCTTCTGCACCGGCATCGCGATGTACCTCGCCGGCGTGCTGCTGGTGTTCCCGCGCTATCTGCTCGACCTGCGCGCCGAGCTCGATCCGGTCGCCGAATGGCTGGTGTGGTATTCAGGCGTTCCGATCGTCGCCGGGATCGCGATGGCGCTGACCGACCTGCTGATCTTCCACCCGCGCAAGAAGCCCGACGTGCCGGTACGCTACACGCCGGTGCGCGAGGCGCGAGTGACGGTCGCGCTCACCGCCTACAATGACGAAGAAGCGATCGGCCCGGCAGTGCGCGACTTCCTGGCGCATCCGATGGTGGCGCGGGTGATCGTCGTCAGCAACAACAGCAGCGACGCGACCTTCGCGCGGGCCAGTGCGGCGGGGGCGATCACGTTCAACGAGATGAAGCCCGGCTATGGCCGTTGCGTCCACCGCTGCCTGAGTGAGGCGGCGCGGTTCACCGACACCGACTTCGTCGTGCTGAGCGAGGGCGACTGCACCTTCTTGGCGTACGACATCGAGAAATTGATCGCCTATGCGCCGCATGCCGACATCGTCAACGGAACGCGGATCGTTGAGCCGCTGCGCCAATACCAGACGCAGCTGTCGACCTTCATGTATTATGGCAATCTGTTCGTCGGGAAGCTGCTTGAGTTCAAGCACCTCGGGCGGGGCACGATCACCGATGTCGGGACGACTTACAAATTGTGCCGCCGCGACGCCCTGCTGCGGCTGCTGCCGAGGCTCAATCCGGCGGTCAACTTGGAATTCAACGCGCATTTGCTCGACACCGCGCTGGCCAGCGACCTAGTGCTGCTGGAATGCCCGATCACCTTCCATCCGCGGGTCGGCGTGTCGAAGGGCGGCAACATCAACAATTGGCGCGGCCTGACGGTCGGCACGCGGATGATCCGCGGGCTGGTGTTCGGCTGGCAGAGGCAGGCGGCGGCGTGA
- a CDS encoding class I SAM-dependent methyltransferase, whose protein sequence is MSDGSYHQSRLTKDDKRATVWGALWRYFFSRRIAPDDTVLDLGCGYGEFINQVRARRRIAVDLWDGMPAHVAPGVETIVGPVSDLSAIADGAVDYAFSSNLFEHLTKDELAATLAQLKAKLAPGGTLTTLQPNYRYCAQEYFDDYTHVTVWSHVSLADFLEANGFEVIEVRPRFLPLTVKSRLPVWPPLIAAYLASPMKPLGKQMLLVARPRG, encoded by the coding sequence GTGAGCGATGGCAGCTATCACCAATCGCGGCTGACCAAGGACGACAAGCGCGCCACGGTGTGGGGTGCGCTGTGGCGCTATTTCTTTTCGCGGCGGATCGCGCCGGACGATACGGTGCTCGACCTCGGCTGCGGCTATGGCGAATTCATCAACCAGGTGCGCGCGCGGCGGCGGATCGCGGTCGACCTGTGGGACGGCATGCCGGCCCATGTCGCGCCTGGGGTCGAGACGATAGTCGGGCCGGTCAGCGACCTGTCGGCGATCGCCGACGGCGCGGTCGACTACGCCTTTTCGAGCAATCTGTTCGAGCATCTCACCAAAGACGAGCTAGCGGCGACCCTGGCGCAGCTGAAGGCCAAGCTCGCGCCGGGAGGGACGCTGACCACGCTCCAGCCCAACTACCGTTATTGCGCGCAGGAGTATTTCGACGACTATACCCATGTCACGGTGTGGAGCCACGTCAGCCTGGCCGATTTCCTTGAGGCCAATGGCTTTGAGGTGATCGAGGTTCGGCCGCGCTTCCTGCCGCTGACGGTGAAATCGCGGCTGCCGGTGTGGCCGCCGCTGATCGCCGCCTATCTCGCCTCGCCGATGAAGCCGTTAGGCAAGCAGATGCTGCTCGTCGCCCGCCCGCGCGGTTGA